A segment of the Dermacentor andersoni chromosome 5, qqDerAnde1_hic_scaffold, whole genome shotgun sequence genome:
GCTTTAAATtaactattagatgcaattcacagaattgtgatatcatatttaattgctgaattacagagttgtaaactcgatagtatcgttttctgaaaattagcaatttttgccaatatttcataaaaaattgacgacccaAGTccaaaattcgaaacgaacagtaactagatattaagtttttattttaaatgcaacaaacctcgtcaaatttggtgcagtggttgccgagaaaaagcgaattctccttttacatgtatttagataggagcacccgagctaaagcttccccttgaGAGACGCCTTTCGCCACTGGGCACCCTAGCGTCACATCGGTACTTGTTGCCTAAGGCAGTGGCTAAAATGCTGACGTTAATTTCAGTTTAATATGATCGTAGATGTACGATCATCGTCACGAACGATGTAGGATGACGCAGGCACAGGATAATGCCGGGCTACTACGAAATTTGTACTGGTGGTGCGTGGTAGCAAGATACCGAACGCGACGTCAATCGCGTTCGGTATCGCTCACGCACGCGACGTGAGCTTACTACGAGAAACATCTTCAGAGTAATTACGATGATGATATCGTGCCTTTTATGGTGCAAGACATTTGTCAGCTGAACAGCCTCAAACATTACGTACGAATTTACAAACGCAATTGAGGTTAATTTAGAAACCGCGCGAAGTGAGAACGTTGTGGTTCCAGTTTCGGAAACCTTAGTTTCTACAACGGAATTTTCGGCGCTTGCAATCGCTTCCGGCGTCTGCAGcatgcaaaagcatggccttcaagactTGCTTTTGTTACTCTGAGGTAGCCGCTGCCGACAGGTGTGGTGTGGACGTTGCTACCCTGGTAACGCGTCGAGTTTGGCATCAAACTGGACGCTGTAAACTAAACGAATGGGTATTTTATTGAAGTTTATTAAAGTTTATTGAAAAAATTAAGTTCAATAAAACGAACTTGTATTTCTTTTCGTGGCGCGCGCTACGCGTTCCGCTTGTTCGCTGGTGTGGTACATATTAGTACCCAAAAATCATGGTCTTTGAGCTTCAATGCCACGTCTTCCTGTAAACGCGCCTGACGCGCATGCAAAACTTTGTCGCGGTGTTATGTAGTTGGACAGCGCTTAAGAAAGATAAAATGTGTTCTTATAATTTGCTGACCAGAGCTTTGCTACATGTTTTGCTACATTTGGAGATGACCCATGGCATGCCCAAGACGCAGCACAGAGCACAGAGCcgttttttatatttatttttcccGCCTTTCGATGCGTTGCTCCATGGGTACAGCACTTATTTTAGCGTGCATTAAAAATACACAAGAGAAGCATAATATAGCTCTCTATAACAAATTTTTGTCCTTACACTGTGCATGAAATAAGACAAATTTAAGTTAATCAGGCAATGCTTTCATCAGTATAGTACACTGTGGGATGGGGTACATTTAACGGGAAAAGTCGCATCAATATCAACATCACCTCTAGCTGACGACCTTGCGAGAGTTAAATTTATCTAACGACTGGGAATAAAATCGTTTTGCCTGACAGTTCTTGCAACCCGTTTGTGGTAACTCCCTTATTCAAGTAAAGCATGTCTGCCATCACAAACTACGCATTAAAGATGCGAATTATTGTCCGGCTTCAAGCGGTGAGCAACGCAGTCGTGCGCATGCAGTGCAGGTGTTTCGTGCTCGTAGAGCGCTAACGGTTTATAGAAAATGTTTCGTGCTCACCTTCTTAGCGTGTATCATCACTGCACGTTAGTAATATCACTGCCTTCTTTTAAAATCTAATTTATCGTATAACTCTTTCGAGGTTGTTATCAGTACGTCTCCTGGCTGCGTTCTCCGCTCGGGGAGCACTACGGAGTTGATTTGTGAAATAAAGCTAAAACAACTTTCACCGCTACATATAACACAAGAACTCGTCTAGTCGTTATTAATCCTTAATACCTCGATCGTTGTCGTTATTGGTCAGCGCCAGTTCTCGCGAAGTGTTCTTACGTACGAACGGCTGTACTGACGTGAACGTAATTACGTCTAACTGTTTTGTTTTGTAGGCCAAGTGTAGCACGACCACAGCGCCAAAGGAGCCGGTTAAGAAGGGACAAATAGCTAAAAGGATTCCAACATTTGTGAAGCTTGAAGCGGGCAAAACGTATTCCTGGTGTGCCTGTGGTCTCAGCAAAAAGCAGGTAAGATATGCATCTGTTAACCTAGCGGTTATGCTTAGTACCGCGATAGCTAACTGAGGTTTTCTGTAACGAAATCCCGATGAGCCTTGTTTTAGCTGTGGCTTGACCGTATTATGGGGCCTTTAGCGATGCAAGTTTGTGCTCATTTGATTACTGAACTCCGATTTGTAGGGGCACTTAGTACGGATACAACGGTGGTAGTTACCTCTTCCACCTATCTCCTAACCTAACCGAGTGAACCTAGCCAGATTGTCTCATGTGTACCTACATCCACAGGTCGAGAGAATAAGTGGATACTCATTCATACTTCCTCACCAATGTTTCCGCAGGATCTGTACTCACAGGCACTCATCTGCACTTGCACTCGTTGGCACTCATTCACGTTCCTACTCACACGTACTCGTACTCACCAACACTCACAGGTGTTCATAGCCCCTTCCATTCACAATCGCCGGCACTCGCTCACGTTCATATACTTGCTACCACTCCCACTTACCGGCATTCAGTCATATACATATCTCCAATCACACTCACCTACAATCACTCATGTTCAAAATCCCTGTCACTGACTTCACTTGTACTCATACTATTCATACTCACTTCCACTCAAACTCACCGCTAATCACCCTTATGCATTCCAGTCCGCTCACACTATTCCTAACTCTCTATTCATGCCTGTGAAATGAGTGCGGCATGATTATGTATCAGTATACTAGTGAGTATATATGCCGACCTATGCCTATATCTGCTACAATCATCCTTATGTGAATTTATAAAATGTTTTTCTTCCTTACGTCTAAACAAATGCCAAAATGTCTTGTATTAAAATGTCTTTTGCCACATCCTTTATAGCCATTCTGCGACGGGACTCACAAGGGCAAGGAGCTTGGTGTTGGGCCGGTGCGCTTTACTGTTGAAGAGAGCAAGAAATACCTCCTGTGCAGGTGCAAGCAAACCAACAACAGGCCTTTTTGTGACCTGACACATGTCAAGACTTGTAAGTCATGTTTTGATGTTGTTAAAGTATAATTTCCATCAGTGTGACTTTCTCACCAGCACAGTGCAGTACAGAAAGCCTAGGGATTGTGTCAGCTACTTAGTAATGAGACCTGGCTTGGAGAATACAGGATAAGACACTGATTGTACACCACTGACCCTTCCATGAAGCTTCCATTAAGTTGACTTTGCTCAGAGGGGGAGTAAAGGGAGATAATGGAGGAGACATTCTTCTGGTTCTCCGTTCTGGTCAGCCAGCACTACCACACATGCCACACAAGTCACCATAGAACACTTTTTGTGCACATGCTTGTCATCTTATTTGTACTTGTTCATATGTATTCAACTCAAACCATAGGCATATCAAGTTACATGTAACGGAAACCTATATGTGTTGCAGCTATAACATTAAACGTCCATGCTCTAAAGCAATAGAAAACATCAATTTATGTCTTCCACATGCCAGTGAAGTTATCTCTATGATTCTTTCTGATGACAGCTTGCATGCGCATACCAGTTGTGAGAGCCTGTGCAACATGTAAGCACGAGTATCAAATGTATTCTTGTGCCGGCTTGAGAATCGATTGTGTTGTTACTTGGTTTGCCAACAGTTACAGTTCTACCGGGACAGTGCTTAAAAGCTTGAATATGGATTTGCAATGTCCATTCTTTCCATCATCCTTTACACTATGCTGTCATTGTTATCGTCAAGTCGTCATCACTATTGTGCCTTTGTTGCACCTGTGAGGAAGAAGATTGGCACACTGAAAACCCTGTTGCCATCgcatggctcgtacccagttcacTCTGTGGCTGCACCCTACTTCCTGGTGCTGCATTTGTCGCTGCTGCTCCACGACCTTAATAAACCTCCTTTGCAATTGGTGGAGCTCCTATGTGCAACAGGAAATCTGGAACTTCACAATCGGACACTACAGCCcatcttcattatgccggaagaaggacaaCCACAACCTGCTGCCCCAGTGACTACCATGGTCTGCCCTGGCCTGTTGCTTCAATGGGACCCATCCTTAACCCTTTGAGatgctgtctacacaattgtgcacagcaggagagtgcatcaatagcaagagcactgatgaaagtagtggtatttaaaatgtgtttcatacatcttgaacactgattattggaactgtgctgcaattttgaataacgtgcagaatgttttagcaaaatgagtgggaaggtagacggctgggtgttctTACTccgtgtcagtatgttgtatgtagcaggttcattctttcattgttttttacaatgtcatgcaccaggcataattttcaagtggccggataagtgcttttcaagcttttcaaaacacgaaatagtacatgttctcatattttgtgttcctgtagtgagttttcgcatgcagtcgaaattttgtaaacttgacaaaactcgctaaacaattgaaaattcttaatattttctgtagctgtacactttctacgattctgaagatgcaaggcATGTGGTGAAAGTAACTTTTCAATCAATGGGATAAAGtggcgtctcaaagggttaagcagtacagaagacgatgacgtagaagactggctcgctgactacgaccatGTGAGCATCCGCAACCAAAAAACTGAATTCCGTGTAGACTTATTTGAGCAATGTTGCCGGC
Coding sequences within it:
- the LOC126531326 gene encoding uncharacterized protein isoform X2; the protein is MSAITNYALKMRIIVRLQAAKCSTTTAPKEPVKKGQIAKRIPTFVKLEAGKTYSWCACGLSKKQPFCDGTHKGKELGVGPVRFTVEESKKYLLCRCKQTNNRPFCDLTHVKTFIPEPVRVALKIKL
- the LOC126531326 gene encoding uncharacterized protein isoform X1 gives rise to the protein MSAITNYALKMRIIVRLQAAKCSTTTAPKEPVKKGQIAKRIPTFVKLEAGKTYSWCACGLSKKQPFCDGTHKGKELGVGPVRFTVEESKKYLLCRCKQTNNRPFCDLTHVKTWSSHHMMMPRYCDMVRRQHISLRGREGIVAERIIPEPVRVALKIKL